DNA sequence from the Streptomyces sp. NBC_01264 genome:
CGGGCTCTCGCCGCGGTGCGGGTCCTGGCAGAGGAAGACGATGATGCCGTCGGGCCTGGCGCCGCGCCGCACGCTGCCGCGGATCAGACAGTCGGCGACCTGACGGGCTGTGTCCTCCCATTCGTCGGGGGCGGCGGGGATGCCCACCCGGAGCCGGCCGCCGAAGCGCCCGGCCTCCCCGTGGACGGCGACCATGACGAGGGAGTCGCTCGGATGGAATCCGAGCATGTAGGGCAGCGCGTCGGCCAGTTCGGCCGGGCTGCGCAGGGTGATCCTCGACGCGTCGACGCCCCCGGGCGAACCGGAGGACGAGGAAGCCGAGGAGGCGGAGGAGGACGAGGGATCGGACGGGACGTGTGCCGCTTCGTGGTTGTTGTTCGTCATGTCCCGAAGGTCCCGTGTCCGGCCGGATCCGGAAACCCCTGTGGATAACCCACGAGAACGGCGGACAGCGGGCCGGCGGCGCCATGGTGGCGCCGCCGGCAACCGGCGGCCGCTATCTCGGCTCGTACACCCGCTTGTGCCCGAACAGCCCGGCCAGCCGGTACGGCCCGGTGGTTTCCCCCGGAGCGGGATGGTCTCCGCCGTCGACCGGAAAGGCCTCCTCGTGGCGTTCGCGGTAGTCGGCGTAACCGATGTCCTGGCGCCGGGCGATCGCCTCGCGGTGCTGCTCGGACCGCAGATGCGACCGGTAGCCCGGGACGGGGGTCGCGGCGAAGAACTCGGCGACGCTGCCGGACCCGTAGCTGAGCATGCCGATGGCCCGGCCGGTCAGATCGTCGGCGTTGTCGAGCAGCGCGGCCAGACCGAGGTACACGGAGGCGGTGTAGCTGTTCCCGATCTCCTCGTTGTAGGTCGTCGTCCGCCCGACCGCACGGATGACCTCGGCCTCGTCGACTTCCCGCCCACAGCTCTCCAGCAGGGCCCGGTGGGCCTTGTAGGCCATCTTCGTGAACGGCTGGTGGTAGCAGAACGCCTCGAACTCTTCGAAGGAACGGCCGCCTTGCTCGGTGTAGTCCTTCCACGCACCGTCCATCGCCTGCAGGTACGCGGAGACGGACTCCTTCCCGTCGACCAGGGCGGTGGTGAGGTAGTTCGGCCGCCAGAAGTCCATGATGTCTGCGGTGAACACCCCGGACGGTTCCTCGATGCGCACCAGAGCGGGATCCGCGCTGATCAGCATGGCCACCGCCGCGGCCCCCTGGGTGGCCTCGCCCGGCTGGTCCAGCTCGTACTTCGAGACGTCGCTCGCGATCACGAGGACCTGCTGCGAGGGGTCGCGGTGGACGAGGCCGATGGCGAACTGCAGGGCGGCGGTCCCGCCGTAGCAGGCCTGCTTGAGCTCGACGACGCGGGTGGCGGAGGGCATCGACAGCAGGGAGTGCACGTGGATGCCGGCCGCCTTCGCCTGGTCGACGGAGGACTCCGTGGCGAAGACGACCGTACGGATCCGGTCGGCGCCGTGCCGGGCGAGGATGGGGGCGGCGGCCGCGGCGCCCATCGTCACGATGTCCTCGTCGGCGGCGGGCACGCTCATCGAGCGCTGGCCGATGCCGACGTGGTACTTGCCCAGTTCGGTGCCGTTGTACGCGGCCAGCGTCTCGTGCGTCAGCACGAGCTGGCCCGTGGCGAAGGAGAGGTCGTGGATCCCGACCGCCAGTCCCCTGGCGTCCGTACGGTCCCTGGCGTCCCTGGTGTCCCTGGCGTTCGTGGGCATCTCTACCGTCCGATCGTCGTGGTCGATGTCGTCGAGGGCGTGCGCTCCAGTGCGACGTGAGCCCGCATGAGTTCGCCCGGATTGGTCTGCGCCGCCATGAGGGAGAGCTCCCCGCACAGCACCGTCGCGGCCACCATGACCGCGAGCCGCCGTGCGTTCTCGCCGGGCTCGCGCTCCTCGCGGCAGCCCAGGCGCGCCAGGTTCTCCTCGACGAAGCCGAGTCCCTTTCCGTTGCCGACCGTTCCGACGATCAGGTTCGGCAGGGTGCAGGAGAAGTACAGGTCGCCGTCCCGGTCCTCGGCCACGGTCACGCCCTGGGAGCCTTCGACGATGTTGGCCGCGTCCTGACCGGTCGCCAGGTAGAACCCGAGCAGCATGTTCGCGTAGTGGGCGTTGGCCGAGCGGATCCCGCCGGCGAGCAGGGTGCCGATCAGGTTCTTGCGCACGTTCAGCTCGGCTATCGCGGAGGCCGAGGTGTGCAGCACGTCGCGGACGATCTCGCGCGGTACGAGCAGCTCGGTGACCACGTTCTTGCCGCGGCCCAGGATGCCGTTGATGGCGGTGGCCTTCTTGTCGGTGCAGTAGTTCGCGGAGATCGAGCCGTACTCGATCCCCGGAATGGCACCGAGGACGTGCTTCAGGAGCGCGTCCGCGGCCAGCGTCGCCATGTTGTGCCCGGAGGCGTCGCCGGTGCTGAACTCGAACCGCAGGAAGAGCAGGTTGGCCACGATCTCGTGGCGGAAGCCGATCAGTTCCACGAAGCGGCCGCAGGTGCGGACGACGGCGCGCAGCTCGTCGAACCGGGCGTCGACCTCGAGCGCCGCCAGGTACGCGGTCTGCGCGTCCTTGGCCGTGACGAGCACCGAGCGCGTCATCCGCTCGTCGATGAGGGTGGCGACGATGCCCTGCTCGACCAGCCTGGAGACCTTCGCCCCGCGGTTGACGGAGGGCCACAGGGGCGACTCGTACGTGGCGAGCGGGACCTCCGTCTCGACGTTCGCCACGTTCCCCGAAATCCTCAGGGGGCCGACCCATTTCATGGGAACGCCTGCGACCTCGTTCGTGTCGTTCATCGGATCTCTCCTACCGTTGCGTGAGCGGTCTCGTGGGAGTGGGCGTGTGCGTGTGCCTGTGAGCGGGACCGGGTGGCCAGCCCGCGGGTGTCGATCCCCCGGTCGGCGCAGAAGGCGCGCAGGTCACCGTGGACGAGCACGTCGCACCGGGTCAGATCGGACGGGGTGCGCGCGCCCAGTGCGGTCATCAGGGCCTCCACCTGATCGAGCCAGGTGGTGATCTGCCTGATCAGGGCGGACGGGCCACCGTCGAGAACGGTCCGGAGGAACCCGCCGGAGACGCCTACGGCGGCGGCGCCCAGCGCCAGTGCGCGCACCACGTCGAGAGGGCCCCGGACGCCGCCGGACGCCAGCAGCGGGATGGCGGCGTTCTGGGAGTCCAGCAGGCAGGCGGGAGCGGACTGGCCCCAGCCGCCCAGGTAGGCGTAGTCGGCGTGCTCGCGCCGGTCGTTCTCGATGCGCGCGAAGTCCGTACCGCCGCGGCCTGCGACGTCGGCCACCCGCACGCCCATGTCGCCCAGCGACGCTACGGTTTCGCGGCTCAGGCCGAAGCCGACTTCCTTCACGATCACCGGTATGCCGGCTCCGCCTCCGCCTCCGACGCCGTCCACGATCTTCTCGATCTGCGGTCCCCAGGAGGAGAACGAGCGGTCGCCCTCCGGCATGACCGTTTCCTGGATGACGTTGAGGTGGATCTGCAGGGCGTCCGCCCGCAGCAGGTCCACGGCCCGTCGCGCCTTGTCCACGGAGGCGTTGGCGTTGACGTTGGCCATCACGAACCCGTCCGGGTTCTCCCGGCGCAGCAGGCCGAAGGTGTCGGCGACGGCCTCGTCGGCGAAGTACGCGCTCATGGAGCCGCTCGCGATGGGCACTCCGGTCTCACGGGCGGCGATCGCCAGATCCCGGTTGATGGCGCCCGTCCGCACGCTGCCGCCGGTCATCGCGTTGATGTACAGCGGCACCTGCCATTCCATGCCGCCGAACCGCGTGACCAGCGAAGCGTCCGAGCGGTCGATGCCGGCCAGGGCATGGTGGACGAAGGACACCTCGTCGAACTGGTTGTACCCGCCCAGGTGGCGTTGTTGCTCGGCGGCGAACCGCACGTGGTCGTCCTTGCGCTCAGCGATCATGCTGCGCTCCCTTTCGTCGACTGGAGACGGATCGGCACGGGGAGCACCCCTGCGGCGGCCCATCCCTTACGCAGCTGCGCGATCTGCTCGTGCGCCGTGGCGTCCAGCAGCGCGATGCCGCAGTCGCCGCCCCCGGCACCCGACGGCTTCCCCGCACCGCCGACGGCCTCGGCGGCATCGGACAGCGCGGTCAATGTGGTGGTGTAGATCCCGAGCCGGACCTCTTCGTCCAGTTTGGCGAGCATCCGGCGGGCGCCCCGGACCTCCCGGAGCAACGCGGGGCCGTCGCCCCGTTCGAGTGCGCCGACCGAGGCGCGCACGCACGCGTCGCTGCGCTCCACGAAGCTCCGCTGGGAGGCGCTGCCCTGCCAGGCGTGCCGTCCCAGGCTCCCGACCAGGGAAGCGGTACTGGCCGGCCGGCCGGTCCAGCCCACCTCCACCGCCAGGTCGCGGGGCGGCGGCAGCCGCCGCACCCGGAGGCCCGGCCACGGTGCGCGGAGCGACTCCTCGATGCCCCGCCGCTCCACCAGGTCGAGCACGGCGGCCCGATCGGGGGCGTGGTACTCGATCCACCCGCCCCAGACGCTCGCGGCGAGATCACCGCCGGAGGAACGGGGGTCGAGCCGTGCCGTCGCGAGCATCGCGAGCCGGAACCGCGCGTCGTGCGACAGCTCCAGACCGTGGTACGCCGCTATGGCGGACACCGAGGCGACCGTCACCGCGCCGCTCGATCCCAGGCCGAGCTTGGTTCCCTCGTGGTGCAGGCGACTGCTGACCGAGACGTGGACGGGGCGTGCGGACAGGCCCTGCTCGGCGAGGAGCCCGTCGACCACGTCGATCGCCGCCACCACATGGGTGAGGCCCTCCCGCACCCGTTGTGCGTCGTCCGCGCCGAGCGCGACGAGCCCGCCGTCACCGCGCCGCAGTCGCGCCCTTCCCGGGGAAAGGTCGGACTCGATCACCACGTCCACGACACCGCCGGCACCGCCCACACTGCCGGCACCGCCCACACCACCGACACCGCCGCCGTGGGCCGCCGACACGGTGACGCGGACCTCCCGGTCGACCGCTGCCAGGATCGCCGGGTGGCCCGGCTGCACCACCGCGTACTCGCCGACGACGAAGAGCTTGCCCGGCGCGCGCAGGCTCACGGTTCCCGTACCGGTCACTGCTCGTCCGCCGACCGCAGCCGGGCTCCCGGACCGCGCCGGGCGGTGAGCACCGAGCAGCCGGGCGCGGCGGCGAGCAGCGTCTCGGCGACCCGGGGCGCCGCCTCGGGGTGGCAGAGCACCTTGACGTTCGGTCCGGCGTCCATGGTCGCGTAGGCCGCCACGCCGTCCTTGCGGAGCTGCAGGACGCCGTCGAGTACGGCCACCGTGGCCGGGGACATGTAGCGCACGGCCGGCCTCGCGGCCAGCATGGTCGCGTGCATGCCGAGGGCGTTGCGCTCCGCGATCTCCCCCACCGCTTCGAGGTCCCCGCGGCGCAGCGCCGCGTGCACGTCGGTCAGGTCTCCCTTGCTCGACGTCGCCCAGGCCCGGTAGAGCGGCGAGGTCTCGACGGTCCGCCGCATGGCCGCCCGGCTGGACACGGCCTTGGGGCCGGCGTTGACCAGTGCGACCACCAGGGCGGGATCGAAGTCCGGGAGGGGTACCGGTTCGGCGAAGGAGCTGAGGTCCGCGGCCTCGCCGACGCCCCGGCCCGCGTGGCACACCGCGAAGCCGCCGAATATCGACCGGGAGGCCGACGCGGACCCGCGCCGGGCGAGGCGGGAGAGGGCGGTGGGATCGAGATCCAGCCCGTACGCGGCGCTGGCGGCGACGGCCAAGGCGGCGAACCCGCTCGCCGATGACGCCAGTCCCGCGCCGGTGGGTACGGCGTTGCGGGTGTCGACTGCGGCGCGTTCGTCCCGCCCGGCCCATTCCCGTACCAGGTCCAGGAAGAGGACGACGCGCCGGCGCGGCTCACCCTCCGCGGGCCTGCCGTCGAGGACGACGTCGTCGGTCCGCGCCTCGGGGTCGAGCCGGACGGTGGTGTGCGTCGGGAACACGTCCAGGGTCATCGACAGGCTGTCGACGTACGGGATGATCAGCCGCTCGTCGCGCTTGCCCCAGTACTTGATCAGAGCGATGTTCGGATGGGCGACGGCGGTGGCCCCATGGCCGGAATCAGTCGATCCGGTCAGTCCAGTCAGTCCGGTTGGTACCATTTCGTGGTCAATCGTCATGGTGTGCAAACCTTCCCATCGGGACGACCCAGGTACGGACGGCGCCGGCTTCGTGGAGGCTCCGTACGGTCGCCTCCGCCTGGCGCGGCTCTGCGGCCAGCGCGATCACGCAGCCGCCCAGGCCGCCGCCGCTGATCTTGGCGCCCAGGCCGCCGGCCGCGAGCGCGGCATCGACCAGCCTCTCGATCCGGTCCGCGCTGAGCCCCAACTCGTGCAGCAGTTTGTGGTTTTCCGTCATCCGCGCACCGAAGTCGGCCGTGCGGCCGTGCGCGAGATCACGTGCGGCGGCGCGGGTCAGGCGCGACGCCTCGAGGATGAAATCCGCCTGCGTCCGCGCGCTGCGCTCGAACTTCCGCCACAGGAGCTCGACCGCTTCCTTGGTACTGCCGCTGACCCCGCTGTCCGCGAGGACGAAGAGCCCGTCGAAGGCGTAGGACCCGCCTCCACCGGCGTGGCCGTCGGCCCGCTCGGGGTCGTGACCCGGCATGGGAACGGGCAGTTCCCGGGCCGTGCCCGAACGGAAGAGGAGGGGAGAGGTCGCCCCGGTGGCCAGCGCGTCGATACCGCTCGACCTGCCGTGCGCCACCTTCTCCGAGGCCTGGACGAGGTCGAACACCTCGCGGGCGTCGAGCCGGCGGTCGAAGAGGTCGGCCAGGGCCAGCACGGCCGCCCGGGCGCACGCCGCGCTGGAGCCGAGCCCGCGGCCCTGCGGGATCGAGCAGTCGATGACCACGTCCACGCACAGGTGGCCGCCGATGCCCGTCATCGCCTTGAAGTTCGGCAGCAGGCACCGCAGATCGTCCGCGGCGAGCGGCGTCACCGCCCCCGTCCCCGGATCCGCCAGCGCGAAGGAGACCCTGTCCGCGCCTTCGTCGGAGCACCGCAGTCGCCTGGCGGTCGCGGTCACCGCCAATTGCGGTACGGGAATCGCCAGTGCGGGCGCGCCGTAGACGACGGCGTGCTCACCGAGCAGGATGGCCTTCGCGTGGGCCCGACCCCAGCCGATCCGGCCACCGCCGAGGTCCGGACCGCCCGTGGACACCGCACGGCCGGGAGAGATCCGCGCATTCGTCAGCGTCATCATCGGGCTCGCTGGGTGGCCTTGACCGCCATCGCGGCGAGCTGGTCCTTGGCCGGGGCGGTGGCGCTGCTGGAATCCAGTACGCCCAGGGCCCGGTCGGTGCGGTGCGCGATCTGGCGCTCGATGCGGTCCACGGCTCCGACCTCGACGAAGACCTGCCGCAGGGCGTCGATCTCCTTCTCGGAGAGATCGGTGCCCGTCTTCTGCCTGAGGAGTCCGGCCGCGACCGGATCGGATGCGTCCGCCAGCTTGAGCGCCGTCGCGAGCAGGACCGTCCGCTTGCCCTCGCGAAGGTCGTCGCCCGAGGGCTTGCCCGTCACCGTCGGATCGCCGAACACGCCCAGCAGGTCGTCCCGGAGCTGGAACGCGATCCCGATGTCCGCCCCGAACGCCCCGTAGGCGACGACGAGGTCCGCGTCCGCGCCGGCGATCGCGGCACCGAACTGCAGCGGGCGCTCCACCGTGTAGGAGGCCGTCTTGTACTGGTTGACGCGCAGCGCCGCATCGACGCTCTCGTCGTCACCCGCCTGGTTGATCACGTCGAGCAACTGGCCGTACAGGACCTCCGAGCGCACGGCGGACCACACCGGCCCGAGCCGGGCCTGCGCGTCGGCCGGCAGCCCGGACGCGCGGACCATGACGTCCGACCACGTCTGGGCCAGGTCCCCCACCAGGATGGCGGTCGCGGTGCCGAAGGCCTCGGGGTCCCCCGAGAAGCGCCGGGTGCGATGGCGCTCGGCCAGGGCGACGTGCGCGGCGGGACGGCCGCGGCGGGTGTCGGACGCATCGATGATGTCGTCGTGTATCAGGGCCGAGGCGTGCAGCAGTTCGAGCCCGGCGCAGGCGGTCAGCACCGCCGTGGCACCCGGACCGTCCTGGT
Encoded proteins:
- a CDS encoding hydroxymethylglutaryl-CoA synthase, with the protein product MPTNARDTRDARDRTDARGLAVGIHDLSFATGQLVLTHETLAAYNGTELGKYHVGIGQRSMSVPAADEDIVTMGAAAAAPILARHGADRIRTVVFATESSVDQAKAAGIHVHSLLSMPSATRVVELKQACYGGTAALQFAIGLVHRDPSQQVLVIASDVSKYELDQPGEATQGAAAVAMLISADPALVRIEEPSGVFTADIMDFWRPNYLTTALVDGKESVSAYLQAMDGAWKDYTEQGGRSFEEFEAFCYHQPFTKMAYKAHRALLESCGREVDEAEVIRAVGRTTTYNEEIGNSYTASVYLGLAALLDNADDLTGRAIGMLSYGSGSVAEFFAATPVPGYRSHLRSEQHREAIARRQDIGYADYRERHEEAFPVDGGDHPAPGETTGPYRLAGLFGHKRVYEPR
- a CDS encoding hydroxymethylglutaryl-CoA reductase encodes the protein MNDTNEVAGVPMKWVGPLRISGNVANVETEVPLATYESPLWPSVNRGAKVSRLVEQGIVATLIDERMTRSVLVTAKDAQTAYLAALEVDARFDELRAVVRTCGRFVELIGFRHEIVANLLFLRFEFSTGDASGHNMATLAADALLKHVLGAIPGIEYGSISANYCTDKKATAINGILGRGKNVVTELLVPREIVRDVLHTSASAIAELNVRKNLIGTLLAGGIRSANAHYANMLLGFYLATGQDAANIVEGSQGVTVAEDRDGDLYFSCTLPNLIVGTVGNGKGLGFVEENLARLGCREEREPGENARRLAVMVAATVLCGELSLMAAQTNPGELMRAHVALERTPSTTSTTTIGR
- the fni gene encoding type 2 isopentenyl-diphosphate Delta-isomerase; amino-acid sequence: MIAERKDDHVRFAAEQQRHLGGYNQFDEVSFVHHALAGIDRSDASLVTRFGGMEWQVPLYINAMTGGSVRTGAINRDLAIAARETGVPIASGSMSAYFADEAVADTFGLLRRENPDGFVMANVNANASVDKARRAVDLLRADALQIHLNVIQETVMPEGDRSFSSWGPQIEKIVDGVGGGGGAGIPVIVKEVGFGLSRETVASLGDMGVRVADVAGRGGTDFARIENDRREHADYAYLGGWGQSAPACLLDSQNAAIPLLASGGVRGPLDVVRALALGAAAVGVSGGFLRTVLDGGPSALIRQITTWLDQVEALMTALGARTPSDLTRCDVLVHGDLRAFCADRGIDTRGLATRSRSQAHAHAHSHETAHATVGEIR
- a CDS encoding phosphomevalonate kinase; amino-acid sequence: MTGTGTVSLRAPGKLFVVGEYAVVQPGHPAILAAVDREVRVTVSAAHGGGVGGVGGAGSVGGAGGVVDVVIESDLSPGRARLRRGDGGLVALGADDAQRVREGLTHVVAAIDVVDGLLAEQGLSARPVHVSVSSRLHHEGTKLGLGSSGAVTVASVSAIAAYHGLELSHDARFRLAMLATARLDPRSSGGDLAASVWGGWIEYHAPDRAAVLDLVERRGIEESLRAPWPGLRVRRLPPPRDLAVEVGWTGRPASTASLVGSLGRHAWQGSASQRSFVERSDACVRASVGALERGDGPALLREVRGARRMLAKLDEEVRLGIYTTTLTALSDAAEAVGGAGKPSGAGGGDCGIALLDATAHEQIAQLRKGWAAAGVLPVPIRLQSTKGSAA
- the mvaD gene encoding diphosphomevalonate decarboxylase, translated to MTIDHEMVPTGLTGLTGSTDSGHGATAVAHPNIALIKYWGKRDERLIIPYVDSLSMTLDVFPTHTTVRLDPEARTDDVVLDGRPAEGEPRRRVVLFLDLVREWAGRDERAAVDTRNAVPTGAGLASSASGFAALAVAASAAYGLDLDPTALSRLARRGSASASRSIFGGFAVCHAGRGVGEAADLSSFAEPVPLPDFDPALVVALVNAGPKAVSSRAAMRRTVETSPLYRAWATSSKGDLTDVHAALRRGDLEAVGEIAERNALGMHATMLAARPAVRYMSPATVAVLDGVLQLRKDGVAAYATMDAGPNVKVLCHPEAAPRVAETLLAAAPGCSVLTARRGPGARLRSADEQ
- the mvk gene encoding mevalonate kinase; protein product: MTLTNARISPGRAVSTGGPDLGGGRIGWGRAHAKAILLGEHAVVYGAPALAIPVPQLAVTATARRLRCSDEGADRVSFALADPGTGAVTPLAADDLRCLLPNFKAMTGIGGHLCVDVVIDCSIPQGRGLGSSAACARAAVLALADLFDRRLDAREVFDLVQASEKVAHGRSSGIDALATGATSPLLFRSGTARELPVPMPGHDPERADGHAGGGGSYAFDGLFVLADSGVSGSTKEAVELLWRKFERSARTQADFILEASRLTRAAARDLAHGRTADFGARMTENHKLLHELGLSADRIERLVDAALAAGGLGAKISGGGLGGCVIALAAEPRQAEATVRSLHEAGAVRTWVVPMGRFAHHDD
- a CDS encoding polyprenyl synthetase family protein, with protein sequence MTVSYLGAAVDTAAVDAVIGEFFGQRRAEADALGQDFAAVIAELENYVLRGGKRVRPVFAWLGWIGAGGDQDGPGATAVLTACAGLELLHASALIHDDIIDASDTRRGRPAAHVALAERHRTRRFSGDPEAFGTATAILVGDLAQTWSDVMVRASGLPADAQARLGPVWSAVRSEVLYGQLLDVINQAGDDESVDAALRVNQYKTASYTVERPLQFGAAIAGADADLVVAYGAFGADIGIAFQLRDDLLGVFGDPTVTGKPSGDDLREGKRTVLLATALKLADASDPVAAGLLRQKTGTDLSEKEIDALRQVFVEVGAVDRIERQIAHRTDRALGVLDSSSATAPAKDQLAAMAVKATQRAR